From the Billgrantia sulfidoxydans genome, one window contains:
- the rpsA gene encoding 30S ribosomal protein S1 translates to MSESFAELFEQSLQDINMEPGAIVTATVVDIEGDWVTVNAGLKSEGQIPAAQFRDDNGELTIAVGDEVSVALEAVEDGFGETRLSREKAKRAEAWKVLEAAFEKEEIVKGVINGKVKGGFTVDIDSIRAFLPGSLVDVRPVRDTTHLEHKELDFKVIKLDPKRNNVVVSRRAVLEAENSAEREALLATLQEGQQIVGIVKNLTDYGAFVDLGGVDGLLHITDMAWKRIKHPSEIVAVGDEINVKVLKFDRERNRVSLGLKQLGEDPWVNIKDRYPEGTVVPARVTNLTDYGCFAELEEGVEGLVHVSEMDWTNKNIHPSKVVNIGDEVDVMILDIDEERRRISLGIKQCTPNPWETFSAQYNKGDRVSGTIKSITDFGIFIGLEGGIDGLVHLSDLSWSETGEEAVRRFKKGDEAEAVILSIDPERERISLGIKQLDSDPVAEYLAVNDKGSIVSGRVVEVDAKEAHVELATDVVAVLKASEISADRVEDARNVLSEGDTVEARIVSVDRKNRTINLSIKAKDQDDTRQNLKKLREQEVETGGPTTIGDLIKQQMGQD, encoded by the coding sequence ATGAGCGAAAGCTTTGCTGAACTGTTTGAACAGTCACTGCAGGACATCAACATGGAGCCGGGCGCCATCGTCACGGCTACCGTCGTCGACATCGAGGGTGACTGGGTCACCGTCAATGCCGGCCTGAAGTCTGAAGGGCAGATTCCCGCGGCGCAGTTCCGCGACGACAACGGCGAGCTCACCATCGCCGTCGGCGACGAAGTCAGTGTCGCCCTGGAAGCCGTCGAGGACGGTTTCGGCGAGACCCGCCTGTCTCGCGAGAAGGCCAAGCGCGCCGAAGCCTGGAAGGTGCTGGAAGCGGCCTTCGAGAAGGAAGAAATCGTCAAGGGCGTGATCAACGGCAAGGTCAAGGGCGGCTTCACCGTCGACATCGACTCCATCCGTGCCTTCCTCCCGGGTTCCCTGGTCGACGTGCGTCCGGTGCGCGACACCACGCACCTCGAGCACAAGGAACTCGACTTCAAGGTCATCAAGCTCGACCCCAAGCGCAACAACGTGGTCGTGTCCCGCCGCGCCGTGCTCGAAGCCGAGAACAGCGCCGAGCGTGAAGCCCTGCTCGCCACCCTGCAGGAAGGCCAGCAGATCGTCGGTATCGTCAAGAACCTCACCGACTACGGCGCCTTCGTCGACCTGGGCGGCGTCGATGGCCTGCTGCACATCACCGACATGGCTTGGAAGCGCATCAAGCATCCGAGCGAGATCGTGGCCGTGGGCGACGAGATCAACGTCAAGGTGCTCAAGTTCGACCGCGAGCGCAACCGCGTCTCGCTGGGCCTGAAGCAGCTGGGCGAAGACCCGTGGGTCAACATCAAGGACCGCTACCCCGAGGGTACCGTGGTACCGGCCCGCGTCACCAACCTCACCGACTACGGCTGCTTCGCCGAGCTGGAAGAGGGTGTCGAAGGCCTGGTTCACGTCTCCGAGATGGACTGGACCAACAAGAACATCCACCCGTCCAAGGTCGTCAACATCGGCGACGAAGTGGATGTCATGATCCTCGACATCGACGAGGAGCGTCGTCGTATCTCCCTGGGTATCAAGCAGTGCACCCCGAACCCGTGGGAAACCTTCAGCGCCCAGTACAACAAGGGCGACCGCGTGTCCGGTACCATCAAGTCGATCACCGACTTCGGTATCTTCATCGGTCTGGAAGGCGGCATCGACGGCCTGGTTCACCTCTCCGACCTCTCCTGGTCCGAGACCGGCGAAGAAGCCGTGCGCCGCTTCAAGAAGGGCGACGAAGCCGAAGCCGTCATTCTCTCCATCGATCCGGAGCGCGAGCGCATCTCGCTTGGCATCAAGCAGCTCGACTCCGACCCGGTGGCCGAGTACCTGGCGGTCAACGACAAGGGCTCCATCGTCTCCGGCCGTGTGGTCGAAGTCGACGCCAAGGAAGCCCACGTCGAGCTGGCGACTGACGTCGTCGCCGTGCTCAAGGCCTCCGAGATCAGCGCCGACCGCGTCGAAGACGCGCGCAACGTGCTGAGCGAAGGCGATACCGTCGAAGCCCGCATCGTCAGCGTCGATCGCAAGAACCGCACGATCAACCTGTCGATCAAGGCCAAGGATCAGGACGACACTCGTCAGAACCTGAAGAAACTGCGCGAGCAGGAAGTCGAGACCGGTGGCCCAACCACCATCGGCGACCTGATCAAGCAGCAGATGGGTCAGGACTGA
- the pheA gene encoding prephenate dehydratase produces MTDSPTNLDSLRQRIDELDNEILRLISARADCAKQVAEVKTKHDPSAVFYRPEREAQVLRRIMELNPGPLNSEEMARLFREIMSACLALEQPTKVAYLGPEGTFTQQAALKHFGESAVSMPMAAIDEVFREVEAGAVNYGVVPVENSTEGVVSHTLDSFMDSSIRICGEVVLRIHHHLLVADTTLRDKVSRVYSHPQSLAQCRKWLDAHYPRAERVPVSSNAEAARMIKSEWHSAAIAGDMAAKLYGLEKVAEKIEDRPDNSTRFLIIGSQHVPMSGEDKTSIVVAMRNQPGALHDLLEPFHRHSIDLTRLETRPSRTGVWNYVFFIDFKGHVDEPRVAAVLEEVRLRASEVKVLGSYPVGVL; encoded by the coding sequence ATGACCGATAGCCCCACCAACCTCGACTCGCTGCGCCAGCGCATCGACGAGCTCGACAACGAGATCCTGCGCCTGATCAGCGCCCGTGCCGATTGCGCCAAGCAGGTCGCCGAGGTCAAGACCAAGCACGACCCCAGTGCCGTCTTCTACCGTCCCGAGCGAGAGGCCCAGGTGCTGCGCCGGATCATGGAGCTCAACCCAGGCCCGCTCAACAGCGAGGAGATGGCGCGGCTGTTCCGTGAGATCATGTCCGCCTGCCTGGCGCTGGAGCAGCCCACCAAAGTGGCCTATCTCGGCCCCGAAGGCACCTTCACCCAGCAGGCCGCGCTCAAGCACTTCGGCGAGAGCGCGGTGAGCATGCCGATGGCCGCCATCGACGAGGTCTTCCGCGAAGTGGAAGCGGGGGCGGTCAACTACGGCGTGGTACCGGTGGAGAACTCCACCGAGGGCGTGGTCAGCCACACCCTCGACTCGTTCATGGACTCCTCGATCCGCATCTGCGGCGAAGTGGTGCTGCGTATCCACCACCACCTGCTGGTCGCCGACACCACGCTGCGCGACAAGGTCTCTCGGGTCTACTCCCACCCGCAGTCCCTGGCTCAGTGCCGCAAGTGGCTCGACGCCCACTACCCGCGCGCCGAGCGGGTGCCGGTGTCGTCCAACGCCGAGGCGGCGCGCATGATCAAGAGCGAGTGGCATAGCGCCGCCATCGCCGGTGACATGGCCGCCAAGCTCTACGGCCTGGAGAAGGTCGCCGAGAAGATCGAGGATCGCCCCGACAACTCCACGCGCTTCCTGATCATCGGCAGCCAGCACGTGCCGATGTCCGGCGAGGACAAGACCTCCATCGTGGTTGCCATGCGCAACCAGCCCGGCGCGCTGCACGACCTGCTCGAGCCGTTCCACCGGCACAGCATCGACCTCACGCGGCTGGAGACACGGCCCTCGCGTACCGGGGTGTGGAACTACGTGTTCTTCATCGACTTCAAGGGCCACGTGGACGAGCCGCGGGTCGCCGCGGTGCTCGAGGAGGTGCGCCTGCGCGCCTCCGAAGTCAAGGTGCTCGGCTCCTACCCCGTGGGTGTGCTGTAA
- a CDS encoding bifunctional prephenate dehydrogenase/3-phosphoshikimate 1-carboxyvinyltransferase produces the protein MVGGTTPNEARLLIVGLGLIGGSLAAALRAAGFAGTIQACDPDPGEITRGIEMGLIDAGDTRLAPLVEGATLIVLAVPVLAMRSVMTELAAALPTEALDGEAPRVVITDVGSTKAAVRDCALAAFGRLPAGLVLGHPIAGSEKSGVAAADPRLYVNHKVILTPAAETAPVAVARVQVLWRACGAEVLEMDVDRHDQVLARTSHLPHLLAFSLVDTLARQDERLEIFRYAAGGFRDFTRIAGSDPVMWRDIFTANREAVLASLDDFQTGLGRLRQAVEAGDGDAMLAIFDRASHARHYFDSLLNQTSYQAEYQMQEQGRLTFRAAPGGRVAGRIRVPGDKSISHRSIMLGALAEGVTEVKGFLEGEDSLATLQAFREMGVAIEGPHQGRVTVHGVGMRGLKAPSGPLYVGNAGTAMRLFAGLLAGQAFDTELIGDASLTKRPMGRVADPLRLMGAKIDTAEGGRPPLRIHGGQALKGITYDMPMASAQVKSCLLLAGLYAEGETRVREPAPTRDHTERMLAGFGYEVHREGDTCWLQGGGKLTAAPIDVPSDISSATFFLVAAAITPGSNLILEHVGINPTRIGVINILQLMGADLRLFNEREVGGEPVADLHIRYAPLKGIDIPVDQVPLAIDEFPALFVAAACARGTTRLRGAEELRVKESDRIQAMADGLATLGVEHTVMEDGIDIVGAGDREVAYGGGRIDSLGDHRIAMSFVVASLRAGEEIVIDDCANVATSFPGFTELARVVGLRVSEEQEERA, from the coding sequence GTGGTGGGCGGTACGACACCGAATGAAGCGCGCCTCCTCATCGTCGGCCTGGGGCTGATCGGCGGTTCACTGGCCGCCGCGCTGCGCGCGGCAGGCTTTGCGGGCACGATCCAGGCATGCGACCCGGATCCCGGCGAGATCACGCGCGGCATCGAGATGGGCCTGATCGACGCGGGCGACACTCGCCTCGCGCCGCTGGTGGAAGGTGCCACGCTGATCGTGCTGGCGGTGCCGGTGCTGGCCATGCGCAGCGTGATGACCGAACTGGCCGCCGCACTGCCGACGGAGGCGCTGGACGGCGAAGCCCCGCGCGTGGTGATCACCGACGTCGGCAGCACCAAGGCTGCGGTGCGCGATTGCGCCCTGGCCGCCTTCGGCCGCCTACCGGCCGGGCTGGTGCTGGGCCACCCCATCGCCGGCTCCGAGAAGAGCGGCGTGGCGGCCGCCGATCCGCGGCTCTACGTCAACCACAAGGTGATCCTCACCCCCGCCGCCGAGACGGCCCCCGTCGCCGTGGCCCGGGTGCAGGTGCTGTGGCGTGCCTGTGGCGCTGAAGTGCTGGAGATGGACGTTGACCGCCACGACCAGGTGCTGGCGCGCACCAGCCACCTGCCGCACCTGCTCGCCTTCTCGCTGGTGGACACCCTGGCGCGCCAGGACGAGCGGCTGGAGATCTTCCGCTACGCCGCCGGCGGGTTTCGCGACTTCACCCGCATCGCCGGCAGCGACCCGGTGATGTGGCGCGACATCTTCACCGCCAACCGCGAGGCGGTGCTGGCCTCCCTCGACGACTTCCAAACGGGGCTCGGCCGGCTGCGCCAGGCAGTGGAAGCGGGCGACGGCGATGCTATGCTTGCCATCTTCGACCGTGCCAGCCACGCCCGGCACTATTTCGACTCTCTCCTGAACCAGACCAGTTATCAGGCGGAATACCAGATGCAAGAACAAGGCAGACTCACCTTCCGGGCCGCGCCCGGTGGCCGTGTGGCCGGGCGCATTCGCGTACCGGGCGACAAGTCGATCTCCCACCGCTCGATCATGCTCGGCGCGCTGGCCGAAGGCGTCACCGAAGTGAAGGGGTTCCTGGAAGGGGAGGACAGCCTGGCCACGCTGCAGGCGTTCCGCGAGATGGGCGTGGCCATCGAAGGCCCGCACCAGGGGCGGGTCACCGTGCACGGCGTCGGCATGCGCGGTCTCAAGGCGCCCTCCGGCCCGCTCTACGTGGGCAACGCCGGCACCGCCATGCGCCTGTTCGCCGGCCTGCTGGCGGGGCAGGCCTTCGACACCGAACTGATCGGCGACGCCTCGCTGACCAAGCGCCCCATGGGCCGCGTGGCTGACCCGCTGCGGCTGATGGGGGCGAAGATCGATACCGCCGAGGGCGGTCGCCCGCCGCTCAGGATCCACGGCGGCCAGGCGCTCAAGGGCATCACCTACGACATGCCCATGGCCAGCGCCCAGGTGAAGTCCTGCCTGCTGCTCGCCGGGCTGTATGCCGAAGGCGAGACCCGCGTGCGCGAGCCGGCGCCCACCCGCGACCACACCGAGCGCATGCTGGCCGGCTTCGGCTATGAGGTCCACCGCGAAGGCGATACCTGTTGGCTGCAGGGCGGCGGCAAGCTCACCGCCGCGCCCATCGACGTGCCCTCCGACATCTCCTCCGCCACCTTCTTCCTGGTAGCCGCCGCCATTACGCCCGGCTCCAACCTGATCCTCGAGCACGTGGGCATCAACCCCACGCGGATCGGCGTGATCAACATCCTTCAGCTAATGGGCGCCGACCTTCGCCTGTTCAACGAGCGCGAAGTGGGCGGCGAGCCGGTGGCCGACCTGCACATCCGCTACGCACCGCTCAAGGGCATCGACATCCCTGTCGACCAGGTGCCGCTGGCCATCGACGAATTCCCGGCGCTGTTCGTCGCCGCCGCCTGCGCCAGGGGCACCACGCGCCTGCGCGGCGCCGAGGAGCTGCGGGTGAAGGAGTCGGACCGTATCCAGGCCATGGCCGACGGTCTGGCGACCCTGGGCGTGGAACACACCGTGATGGAGGATGGCATCGACATCGTCGGCGCAGGCGATCGCGAAGTGGCCTACGGCGGGGGTCGCATCGACAGCCTGGGCGACCACCGTATCGCCATGTCCTTCGTGGTGGCCTCCCTGCGCGCCGGCGAGGAGATCGTCATCGACGACTGCGCCAACGTCGCCACCTCGTTCCCCGGCTTCACGGAACTTGCCAGGGTCGTGGGGCTCCGAGTCAGCGAAGAGCAAGAGGAACGCGCATGA
- the cmk gene encoding (d)CMP kinase → MNDTAKVLTLDGPGGAGKGTISRLVAERLGWHLLDSGALYRLTALAALRHGVALDDEPALERLAAELDVVFVAEEASTRVLLEGDDVSREIRTEQVGDAASRVAALNGVRQALLQRQRDFKKPPGLVADGRDMGTVVFPDAELKVFLTASAEERARRRRLQLQEAGVDASLSSLLKEIQARDARDMQRSVAPLKPADDAITLDTTSLKIPEVVERLTEWLAERGLVPET, encoded by the coding sequence ATGAATGATACGGCCAAGGTGCTGACCCTCGACGGACCCGGTGGTGCCGGCAAGGGCACCATCAGCCGCCTGGTCGCCGAGCGCCTCGGCTGGCACCTGCTCGACAGCGGCGCCCTCTACCGCCTCACGGCGTTGGCGGCCCTGCGGCATGGCGTGGCGCTGGACGACGAGCCGGCACTGGAGCGGCTGGCCGCCGAACTCGACGTGGTCTTCGTGGCCGAAGAGGCGAGCACCCGCGTGCTGCTCGAAGGCGACGACGTCAGCCGCGAGATCCGTACCGAGCAGGTGGGTGATGCCGCCTCCCGGGTCGCGGCGCTGAACGGTGTGCGCCAGGCGCTGCTGCAGCGCCAGCGCGACTTCAAAAAGCCCCCCGGGCTGGTGGCCGACGGGCGCGACATGGGCACCGTGGTATTCCCCGACGCCGAGCTCAAGGTGTTCCTCACCGCAAGTGCCGAGGAACGCGCGCGCAGGCGCCGTCTCCAGTTGCAGGAGGCAGGGGTGGATGCTAGTCTATCGAGTCTTTTGAAGGAAATTCAGGCACGCGATGCACGCGACATGCAGCGCAGCGTGGCACCGCTCAAGCCGGCCGATGATGCCATCACGCTTGACACCACGAGCCTGAAGATACCGGAAGTGGTGGAACGGTTGACGGAGTGGCTCGCCGAGCGCGGCCTCGTCCCCGAGACTTGA
- the serC gene encoding 3-phosphoserine/phosphohydroxythreonine transaminase: MTRHYNFCAGPAALPTPVLERAREEMLDYHGRGLSVMEMSHRSPEFVAIAEQAEFDLRELLAIPENYKVLFLQGGASLQFSMVPMNLLGQGGTANFLYTGIWGKKALAEAKHLGFAVHMAGSSEASGHTEVPTQAELVLSSDAAYLHYTANETIGGLEFDYIPDVSVPLVCDYSSSILAEPLDVSRFGVIYAGAQKNIGPAGLTLVVVREDLLDRRCQRIPSLFDYQAVAEAGSMVNTPPTYAWYLAGLVFQWLKHDIGGLEAMATINARKAAKLYAAIDSSGLYSNPIALRNRSRTNVPFVLADERLDKPFLAEAEEAGLLNLKGHRSVGGMRASLYNAVPEAAVDALIDFMADFEQRRG; this comes from the coding sequence ATGACACGCCACTACAACTTCTGCGCCGGTCCCGCGGCGCTTCCCACCCCGGTGCTCGAGCGCGCGCGGGAAGAAATGCTCGACTACCACGGCCGCGGACTCTCGGTGATGGAGATGAGCCACCGCTCGCCGGAGTTCGTGGCCATCGCCGAGCAGGCCGAATTCGACCTGCGCGAGCTGCTCGCCATACCCGAGAACTACAAGGTGCTGTTCCTGCAGGGCGGCGCCAGCCTGCAGTTCTCCATGGTGCCGATGAACCTGCTGGGGCAGGGTGGCACGGCCAACTTCCTCTACACCGGCATCTGGGGCAAGAAGGCGCTGGCGGAAGCGAAGCATCTTGGCTTTGCCGTGCACATGGCAGGCTCCAGTGAAGCCAGCGGCCATACCGAAGTGCCGACCCAGGCGGAGCTGGTGCTGTCGAGTGACGCGGCCTACCTGCACTACACCGCCAACGAGACCATCGGCGGGCTGGAGTTCGACTACATTCCCGACGTCAGCGTGCCGCTGGTATGCGACTACTCCTCGAGCATCCTGGCCGAGCCGCTCGACGTATCGCGCTTCGGCGTGATCTATGCCGGGGCGCAGAAGAACATCGGCCCGGCAGGCCTCACCCTGGTGGTGGTGCGTGAAGACCTCCTGGATCGGCGCTGCCAACGCATCCCCAGCCTGTTCGACTACCAGGCCGTGGCCGAGGCGGGCTCCATGGTCAACACGCCGCCCACCTACGCCTGGTACCTGGCGGGTCTGGTGTTCCAGTGGCTCAAGCACGACATCGGCGGGCTCGAGGCCATGGCGACCATCAACGCGCGCAAGGCGGCCAAGCTGTATGCGGCGATCGATTCGAGCGGCCTCTACTCCAACCCCATCGCCTTGCGCAATCGTTCGCGCACGAACGTGCCCTTCGTGCTCGCCGACGAACGTCTCGACAAGCCGTTCCTGGCGGAAGCCGAAGAGGCCGGGCTGCTCAACCTCAAGGGCCACCGCAGCGTCGGCGGCATGCGGGCGAGCCTCTACAACGCCGTACCCGAAGCGGCCGTCGATGCGCTGATCGACTTCATGGCCGACTTCGAGCAACGCAGGGGATAA
- a CDS encoding acyl-CoA thioesterase — protein MDNRISRVTLRVRGYHLDGYGHVNNARYLEFLEEGRWGYFDDRPELARHFASGNPALVAVNLNINYRQAAVGGDDLEVLTRVAELGHRSARIHHEIRRIGDGQPIADADLTFVLFDVRNQQSMPIEGEIRQALEPLVLPKEA, from the coding sequence ATGGATAACCGCATTTCCCGCGTCACCCTGCGTGTACGTGGCTACCACCTGGATGGTTATGGCCACGTCAACAACGCCCGCTACCTGGAGTTCCTGGAAGAGGGGCGCTGGGGTTACTTCGATGACCGCCCCGAGCTCGCGCGGCATTTCGCTTCCGGTAACCCGGCCCTGGTGGCGGTCAACCTCAACATCAACTATCGCCAGGCCGCGGTGGGTGGTGACGATCTCGAAGTGCTCACCCGAGTCGCCGAGCTGGGCCACCGTAGCGCCCGCATCCATCACGAGATCCGGCGCATCGGTGACGGCCAGCCGATTGCCGATGCCGACCTCACCTTCGTGCTGTTCGACGTGCGCAACCAGCAATCCATGCCCATCGAGGGCGAGATCCGCCAGGCCCTGGAGCCGCTGGTGCTGCCGAAGGAGGCATGA
- the gyrA gene encoding DNA gyrase subunit A, which yields MGDIAREILPVNIEDELKQSYLDYAMSVIIGRALPDVRDGLKPVHRRVLFAMHELGNDWNKPYKKSARVVGDVIGKYHPHGDSAVYDTIVRMAQDFSMRHVLVDGQGNFGSIDGDSAAAMRYTEVRMARLAHELLADLDKDTVDWVDNYDGTERIPDVLPTKVPNLLINGSSGIAVGMATNIPPHNMGEVIDGCLALIDDYTLTVDDLMEYISGPDFPTAGIINGRAGILEAYRTGRGRIYVRARHTIEHDDKTGRDHIIVTELPYQVNKARLIEKIAELVKDKKIEGIAELRDESDKDGLRVVIEVKRGESGDVVVNNLFAQTQLQNVFGINMVAIEDGQPKILNLKEVLEAFIRHRREVVTRRTLYELKKARERGHILEGLAVAISNIDEVIELIKASPSAAEAKEKLLDKVWQPGQVTAMLERAGATSCKPEELEEGFGLNTTGTEYRLSPAQAQAILELRLHRLTGLETEKLLDEYLGILEKIAELMAILASSERLLEVIREELTAVRDQFGDARRTEIQASHLDLSIEDLIAEEDMVVTVSRTGYAKTQPLSDYQAQRRGGRGKSATSMKDEDVIEHLLVASTHDTVLLFSNKGKVYWLKVYEMPAASRGSRGKPLVNLLPLDEGESINAIMPVKDYSPDCYIFFATAKGTVKRTSLDQFSRPRSVGLIAIDIEEGDRLVGAAITSGNDHVMMLSSNGKAIRFEESNVRAMGRTARGVRGMKLLGDAEVISLIIPQSQQIDADADADSETEGEEGTALENGNGGQIYILTASENGYGKRTRLEEFPLRGRGGQGVIAMQTSERNGSLVAAMQVYSADEMMLITDRGTLVRTRVDEVSITSRNTQGVMLIRLGNDEKLVKTVRIDEPDAESEPENGDEGEAEDAPKAELQAGPDADGSEGVEENRNDE from the coding sequence ATGGGTGACATCGCCAGAGAGATTCTGCCAGTCAACATCGAGGACGAGCTGAAGCAGTCGTACCTCGACTACGCCATGAGCGTGATCATCGGCCGTGCGCTGCCGGACGTGCGCGACGGGCTCAAGCCGGTGCACCGGCGCGTGCTGTTCGCCATGCACGAACTCGGCAACGACTGGAACAAGCCTTACAAGAAGTCGGCCCGCGTGGTGGGCGACGTCATCGGTAAATATCACCCCCATGGCGATAGCGCGGTCTACGACACCATCGTACGCATGGCGCAGGACTTCTCCATGCGCCACGTGCTGGTCGACGGCCAGGGCAACTTCGGCTCCATTGACGGCGACAGCGCCGCGGCCATGCGTTACACCGAGGTGCGCATGGCCAGGCTCGCCCACGAGCTGCTGGCCGACCTCGACAAGGACACCGTCGACTGGGTCGACAACTACGACGGCACCGAGCGCATTCCCGACGTGCTGCCGACCAAGGTGCCTAACCTGCTGATCAACGGCTCCTCGGGCATCGCCGTCGGCATGGCGACCAACATCCCGCCACACAACATGGGCGAGGTGATCGACGGCTGCCTGGCGCTGATCGACGACTACACCCTGACGGTCGACGACCTGATGGAGTACATCTCCGGGCCCGACTTCCCCACCGCAGGCATCATCAACGGCCGTGCCGGCATCCTCGAGGCCTATCGCACCGGCCGCGGGCGCATCTACGTGCGTGCCCGCCACACCATCGAGCACGATGACAAGACCGGCCGCGACCACATCATCGTCACCGAGCTGCCGTACCAGGTGAACAAGGCGCGGCTGATCGAGAAGATCGCCGAGCTGGTCAAGGACAAGAAGATCGAAGGCATCGCCGAACTGCGCGACGAATCCGACAAGGACGGCCTGCGCGTGGTGATCGAGGTCAAGCGCGGCGAGTCCGGGGACGTGGTGGTCAACAACCTCTTCGCCCAGACCCAGCTGCAGAACGTCTTCGGCATCAACATGGTCGCCATCGAGGATGGCCAGCCCAAGATCCTCAACCTCAAGGAGGTGCTCGAGGCCTTCATTCGCCATCGTCGCGAAGTGGTCACACGGCGCACCCTGTACGAGCTGAAGAAGGCCCGCGAGCGCGGTCATATCCTCGAAGGCCTGGCCGTGGCCATCTCCAATATCGATGAGGTGATCGAGCTGATCAAGGCCTCGCCGAGCGCCGCCGAGGCCAAGGAGAAGCTGCTCGACAAGGTCTGGCAGCCCGGCCAGGTCACCGCCATGCTCGAGCGCGCCGGGGCCACCTCGTGCAAGCCCGAGGAGCTGGAGGAAGGTTTCGGCCTCAACACCACCGGCACAGAGTATCGCCTGTCGCCGGCCCAGGCCCAGGCCATCCTCGAGCTGCGCCTGCACCGCCTGACCGGCCTCGAGACCGAGAAGCTGCTCGACGAGTACCTGGGCATTCTCGAAAAGATCGCCGAGCTGATGGCCATCCTGGCCTCCAGCGAGCGTCTGCTCGAAGTGATCCGCGAGGAGCTCACCGCGGTGCGCGACCAGTTCGGCGATGCCCGCCGCACCGAGATCCAGGCCAGCCACCTCGACCTCTCCATCGAGGATCTCATCGCCGAGGAGGACATGGTGGTCACGGTGTCGCGTACCGGCTACGCCAAGACGCAGCCGCTTTCCGACTACCAGGCCCAGCGCCGCGGCGGACGCGGCAAGTCGGCGACCAGCATGAAGGATGAGGACGTCATCGAGCACCTGCTGGTGGCCTCCACCCACGACACCGTGCTGCTGTTCTCCAACAAGGGCAAGGTCTACTGGCTCAAGGTCTACGAGATGCCGGCGGCCAGCCGCGGCTCACGCGGCAAGCCGCTGGTCAACCTGCTGCCGCTGGACGAGGGCGAGTCGATCAACGCCATCATGCCGGTGAAGGATTACAGCCCGGACTGCTACATCTTCTTCGCCACCGCCAAGGGCACGGTCAAGCGCACCAGCCTCGACCAATTCTCGCGTCCGCGTAGCGTCGGCCTGATCGCCATTGATATCGAAGAGGGCGACCGCCTGGTGGGCGCCGCCATCACTTCCGGCAACGACCATGTCATGATGCTGTCGTCCAATGGCAAGGCGATTCGGTTCGAGGAGAGCAACGTACGCGCCATGGGGCGTACCGCCCGCGGCGTACGCGGCATGAAGCTGCTGGGCGATGCCGAGGTGATCAGCCTGATCATCCCCCAGAGCCAGCAGATCGACGCCGACGCCGACGCCGACAGCGAGACGGAAGGCGAGGAGGGCACCGCGCTGGAAAACGGCAACGGCGGCCAGATCTACATCCTCACCGCCTCCGAGAACGGCTACGGCAAGCGTACCCGGCTCGAGGAGTTCCCATTGCGCGGGCGCGGCGGCCAAGGCGTCATCGCCATGCAGACCAGCGAGCGCAACGGCTCCTTGGTGGCTGCCATGCAGGTCTACTCTGCCGACGAGATGATGTTGATCACCGACCGCGGCACCCTGGTGCGGACTCGCGTCGACGAGGTCTCGATCACCTCACGCAATACCCAGGGCGTGATGCTGATCCGCCTGGGCAACGACGAGAAGCTGGTCAAGACCGTGCGTATCGACGAGCCCGACGCGGAGAGCGAGCCTGAGAATGGCGATGAGGGTGAAGCGGAGGACGCACCGAAAGCCGAGCTGCAGGCTGGGCCGGATGCGGACGGGAGCGAGGGTGTAGAAGAGAACCGGAACGACGAATAA